The Crocinitomicaceae bacterium genome includes a region encoding these proteins:
- a CDS encoding gliding motility-associated C-terminal domain-containing protein, translated as MIASLGGRAQSFDLTITTLVAPASGCSLPNSAVITILVYNAGPAGTGWYAQTSFDVSYSLDGAPAVVETVPLASGLNGGLVYSYSFIAQGDFSACQVHTLDFEVIAVVAETNTANNTWSTTVTSDCPPTPGTITAPATVCSGINSGNFVITGYNGNPEDWYYSTDGGATYLTTGNMSDTQPYTNINLQMYWWALMGSPYGYCADDSTPVVVIDVVPQTVAGTLPASYDICDNGNGGQVDLSGYLGNILQWEYSYDGGIDWDTLANVSDSLEYWNLNDTITYQVLVQNSICPAAYSNQITLTLIPGTDAGAIVGELLVCNFENDSSLEVNPIVGSPIDWIVSYDNGTTWTNTGVTDTIYDYNGLLGYTVFGAVIQESSCPTDTVFHAIVVLPLAPTGGADVSIFEGDSTQLSASGGINFLWFPVYNMSDETIYNPIVWPEITTVYNVQVTDINGCIDTASVTVTVLPNVTELVVPNLLTPNADNFNDILVIPNLDTYPNNEIVIFNGYGQVIYKAQPYYNDWDATFNGAVVPDGTYYYVLDLHDPALVPDPFKGIITVIGNE; from the coding sequence ATGATTGCGTCCTTAGGCGGGAGGGCTCAGTCGTTTGATCTTACTATTACTACATTGGTTGCACCAGCTAGTGGGTGCTCGCTCCCAAATTCGGCGGTAATAACTATCTTGGTTTACAATGCCGGTCCGGCTGGTACTGGTTGGTATGCTCAAACTTCTTTTGACGTGAGTTATTCATTAGACGGAGCACCTGCTGTTGTTGAAACTGTGCCACTTGCTTCAGGGTTGAATGGAGGACTAGTCTATTCGTATTCTTTTATAGCTCAAGGAGATTTCTCGGCTTGTCAAGTGCATACACTCGATTTTGAAGTAATAGCTGTTGTGGCTGAAACCAACACAGCCAACAATACCTGGAGTACGACCGTGACTTCCGATTGTCCACCAACACCCGGTACCATTACAGCGCCTGCCACAGTTTGTTCAGGCATTAATTCTGGGAACTTTGTGATTACAGGCTACAATGGAAACCCTGAAGATTGGTATTATTCAACAGATGGCGGTGCAACATATCTAACAACCGGGAATATGTCAGATACACAGCCGTACACTAATATCAATTTGCAAATGTATTGGTGGGCATTGATGGGCAGTCCTTATGGATATTGCGCAGATGATTCTACCCCTGTGGTAGTGATAGATGTGGTTCCGCAAACCGTTGCAGGAACATTGCCTGCAAGTTATGATATTTGTGATAATGGAAATGGTGGTCAAGTTGATCTCTCCGGTTATTTGGGTAATATTCTTCAATGGGAATATTCTTATGACGGTGGGATTGATTGGGATACACTTGCCAATGTATCAGACTCTCTTGAATACTGGAATCTCAATGATACCATCACGTATCAGGTTTTAGTTCAAAACAGTATTTGTCCAGCTGCTTATTCAAATCAAATTACCTTAACACTGATTCCGGGTACTGATGCCGGCGCTATTGTGGGTGAATTGTTGGTTTGCAATTTTGAAAATGATTCTTCATTAGAGGTAAATCCAATTGTAGGTTCACCAATTGATTGGATAGTTTCTTATGATAACGGTACAACATGGACAAATACAGGCGTAACAGACACAATTTATGATTATAATGGACTTTTAGGATACACGGTGTTTGGTGCAGTTATTCAAGAATCAAGCTGCCCTACAGACACTGTATTTCATGCCATTGTTGTTCTTCCTCTTGCGCCAACTGGAGGGGCTGATGTTTCAATTTTTGAAGGTGATTCAACGCAATTATCAGCATCAGGAGGAATTAACTTCTTGTGGTTCCCTGTTTATAATATGAGTGATGAAACTATCTACAATCCTATAGTGTGGCCTGAAATTACTACGGTCTATAACGTGCAGGTAACTGATATCAATGGATGTATAGATACCGCTTCGGTGACAGTTACCGTATTGCCTAACGTTACTGAACTTGTTGTCCCTAATCTGCTCACCCCTAACGCAGACAACTTCAATGACATTTTGGTTATACCGAATTTAGATACCTACCCAAATAATGAAATAGTTATTTTCAACGGCTACGGACAAGTTATTTACAAGGCTCAGCCATATTATAATGATTGGGATGCCACATTTAATGGAGCTGTTGTACCTGATGGAACTTATTATTACGTCCTTGACCTGCATGACCCTGCCCTAGTACCTGATCCATTTAAAGGAATTATTACTGTTATTGGAAATGAATAG
- a CDS encoding PorP/SprF family type IX secretion system membrane protein — protein MNRVLLCLLGFIIYTAGFSQQAPLYNQYHLTPLVFNPSYTGFNDGVDVTLIRNQKWGNYGEGFNANSLNVSTLLRDEKSGLGISLYSDFVGITSKLNAHVLYSYKIKFGEKAFLRAGIAAGVVDNRIDFSNAIVTDPNDPIVINAVGDRKTMFDMNVGLNFNYADFRVGVSVPQVLGSKLIYSDNNYSYYTLERQLVSTLGYSWFISREKGIILNPEALVIYSFPGAPLQYSANLYFEMQKYGWIGVGYKSDYALSFSLGVSVVKNFKFGLAYDFIINDIAGFSTAPNAELLLKYSIPPKVQQVQDNSEYERMLAEQKRIMDSLNNVIVEDGKYIQDLEDSLKKWPKTVAVTVDTTTKDTIPQISDADMTSNPQDYFIELSGKDTPNGYYVITGAFAQKSNADALIRKIKPKYPNARIIQNKRNNLYYVLLYHSTVRDEKLAYASFQAKSDLVEETWVLHYVKP, from the coding sequence ATGAATAGAGTACTACTGTGTCTGCTGGGATTTATTATATATACAGCAGGTTTTAGCCAACAAGCACCGCTTTATAATCAATATCACCTCACTCCGCTGGTGTTTAATCCATCGTACACCGGCTTTAATGATGGGGTAGATGTTACATTAATCAGAAATCAAAAATGGGGAAATTACGGTGAAGGTTTTAATGCCAATAGCCTCAATGTGAGCACGCTCTTGCGTGATGAAAAATCAGGATTAGGAATTTCATTATACAGTGATTTTGTTGGAATAACCAGTAAACTCAACGCACATGTTTTGTATTCATACAAGATAAAATTTGGAGAGAAAGCTTTTTTACGAGCAGGCATAGCAGCCGGTGTTGTTGATAATCGCATTGATTTCAGTAATGCTATTGTTACTGATCCCAATGATCCTATCGTTATCAATGCTGTTGGAGACCGTAAAACTATGTTTGACATGAACGTTGGTTTAAACTTTAATTATGCTGATTTCCGTGTTGGTGTCAGTGTACCGCAAGTTTTAGGTTCCAAATTAATTTATTCTGATAATAATTATTCTTACTATACTTTAGAAAGACAATTAGTTTCAACGCTTGGCTATTCTTGGTTCATTAGTCGTGAAAAAGGAATAATTCTGAATCCTGAAGCGCTTGTTATTTATTCTTTTCCCGGTGCACCCTTGCAATATTCTGCCAATCTTTATTTTGAAATGCAAAAATATGGATGGATTGGAGTAGGGTACAAGAGTGATTATGCTTTGAGTTTTTCACTTGGTGTGAGTGTAGTAAAAAATTTCAAATTTGGTTTGGCGTATGATTTTATCATCAATGATATTGCAGGTTTCAGCACTGCGCCCAATGCTGAACTTTTATTGAAATATTCAATTCCGCCTAAAGTACAGCAGGTGCAAGACAATTCAGAGTATGAGAGAATGTTGGCAGAGCAAAAAAGAATCATGGATAGTTTAAATAACGTAATTGTTGAAGATGGAAAATATATTCAGGATTTGGAAGACTCATTGAAAAAATGGCCAAAAACTGTGGCGGTTACTGTTGATACCACAACTAAAGATACTATTCCACAAATTTCTGACGCAGACATGACCTCTAATCCGCAAGATTATTTCATTGAATTAAGTGGTAAAGACACACCAAACGGATATTATGTAATTACCGGTGCATTTGCACAAAAATCTAATGCTGATGCGCTTATTCGTAAGATCAAGCCTAAATACCCGAATGCCAGAATTATTCAAAACAAACGGAATAATTTGTATTACGTTTTACTCTATCACTCCACTGTGCGTGATGAGAAACTGGCATACGCATCATTTCAAGCAAAATCTGACTTAGTCGAAGAGACCTGGGTGCTTCATTATGTTAAGCCTTGA